One Lepus europaeus isolate LE1 chromosome 4, mLepTim1.pri, whole genome shotgun sequence genomic window, CAGTGCTTGCTGTCTCCTGTCCCctgagggctggggctgaggccctTTCTGCACCCCCTTGCAGCTCTGAGAGCCACaggaaaagcaagaaagaaaagaagagaaagaagaagaagaaacacaagaaacaaaagaagaaagacaaggaGCACAGGAGAGGGGCCACTACCTCTTCCTCGTCCCCATCCCCTGCTCGGTAGGgcagcctggggggagggggactggagctgggctagatGGACAGCTGCCCCACGCTGGTTCCTTTCTGAGTgaccatccctgtctcccaggccTGAACCCCGCCAGCGTGACTGCAACTCCCCCTGCTGCAAGAAGAGGCGGTGTGACAGCAGGGACAGTGGGAGGAGCCCCTCCCGCCAGCGGCACGCCAGAGACTCTGATGCCTGAGACCCTGCCGTGGAGGCCTGTGCAGGTCCCAGTGGGCACCTCCCTCAGGGTGCCCTTCCTGTTCAGGTCGAGGCAGAGGGACCCTAGCCTTGCCTGCTGGGCTTCAGGAGCAGGGGCCTGCTTtgtggaacttcctccaggtcccagTGAAGGGAGACTGCGAGCCCAGGGTGCCCTCTGtggccctgcctcagcccccGGCCCTCCCGGCACAGGGGAGCCTGTGTTCCAGGACAGGTCTCTTCTCTGTCCTGTCTCCCACCGCAGCCTCCCCAGGCCGGCCCTCCTGAGGCTGTAGCTATGGCTGAGTGTGGctacttctatttttctttacatCAGTTTTGTACTTCAGTTTATATTAAAAGCAAAGTGTATCATCACAGAATGGAAGGTGGCCCCAGCACCTGTCCTTCCTGTCCAGGGCCCTAGTGACCACTAACACCCTAAGGGAGCCCCTCGTGCTCCCACATGGCCAGGGTAGAACCTTGGGAGGACTCCCCGAGAGGGACGACAGTGTGGGGGCAGCTTGGGAGTGGGGGCCTGCAGGGAGCCAAAGGCCCCCAgggcccacctgcctgcctgctcacCTGTGGAAGCCCTGTTCTGCCATCCTACAAGGGACTGCAGGACTGCTTCTGGGGACATGAAGGTGCTGGAGCTTATAGGTGTGGACAGACAGCCCAGCCTGCGCTCCTGTgtgcttgtgcacacacacaggaaaccTTTTCTGTGGGGATGGGGTAAGATCCAGACcacaccccagcccctctgcaggtCCTCACCCTGCAGGTGGCCAGCTAGAGCTGAGATTGTGCTCAGGTGAAGGCAGGCAGGGACACCTGGCCAGGGCAGTGGTCCACAGAGGGCAAGGTATCAAGAGGAACTGAGGGAGGCCCCATACTGTTttctgcctgggggtgggggctgcaggcaggaACAGCTGGCAGcctctgtcccaggtggtggGGTTAAACGGCAGGACAGACCTGAGCTAGGCTGGGACGCAGAGCACCACGTGAAGCCTACATACAGCTCCATTTCCTGGGTCACtcggcccctccccaggggacaGGCTGTCTGGCGGTTGAGGCACTGAAACACTGGAGAGCCAGGGAATAgttaagagattttatttctaATAGCTATAATTACAGTGCTTGtcgaaatgaaaactgaaaacaagTATACAAAACAGTTGATCACTAATCGTGTATTGAAAGCAGTAAGAGGTTCCACGACACCAAATAAAACAGTTCTGAGGTTTTCCCCAAGATAAATTTAACAGCTCCAGCTTCTTCAGTGtttatcaaaatacaaaagaaaaaaagtagaggtCTTTTTCGATGGCAAATCGGACCCTTGCAGGCTGAGGGAGAGAAAGCTACTTCACACATGGAGGTCGGGGTGTTTCCGGGGGCTGTGGCTGTAGAACGGGCCAACCCTCTCAGCTTGCACGCGCTCCTGCTGGTGAGACCCCACACATCCCGCCAACGTGTCTGAGCAAGTGCGTGAGCGAGTGGGTGCCAGGAACGACAGGCTCCTACTCCGGCCGCGTGCTTCACCAAGGGGGGCCTGAGGGGAGAGTTGGACgccctggcctcccagccccctcccccaggtgaCCATGTGAGCAGGAGCACAAGCACAACGCTATGGAATGCAGGGTGACCCAGAGACAGCCATGCAGAGTGCATCATGGGGTGGTTTTGTCCCCAAAGGGGAGCAGACGATCCGATGGACCAGCACTCGGGCTGTTACTGCAAACCCCACACGAGGCAGTCTCCCTGCTGTGTGTTCAAGTGTTCTCCTTATCTtgtattttaaactgtttttaaaaatgcactgagTTCAGATTAAAACCAACCACTAAATAGATCTCAGCAGATCTAACACCCAGAGGTACATCTAGCTCTTAACACAGCCACAGACTCCTGGAGGGCAGGTGTCAATGTGCCCAAATCCCTTCTCAGTACTAAAcagtgagttgatttttttttacaataaaaaaaaaaaaaagctgagtaaTATTGCATAGGAGTACCAGAAACTGCCTCAGTGGAAACAGAAACTATTTACATTAAATAAGAACCTGGCTGCAGGCTGCGTCTGCACAGGGACAGCAGGGTGCGATGCACACTGTGACCCACCCATGGAGACAGCTTCTGGCACTCAGGACCACAGAGTCGCACGTTTGCCACATGAGAGGAAAGCGGAGggtggagaggaggaggtggggaagggggatTCTCATTCACTTCTGGTTCCGGAGCTGATTGGACAGCCAGTCCAGTCCTTCATAGAGCCCGTCCCCGCTGGTGGCGCAGGTGGCCTGAATGTACCAGTTCCTGTGGCGTAGGGAGTGCAGCCCCAGCTTGTCTGTGATTTCAGCTGCGTTCATGGCATTTGGGAGGtcctggggaaaagcagcagtCAGCAGAAGGGGCCGCAAAACTGTCCAGCCCCAGAGCAAAAGCCCCAGATTACCTCAAGCCCTCCCCGTCCACCCCACCAAGGGCACAGCCCTGAAGGCTGGGCTGGGTGCCTGCCTACCTGCTTGTTGGCAAACACCAGGAGGACTGCGTCTCGCAGCTCATCCTCAGCCAGCATCCTCATGAGCTCCTCCCGGGCCTCGTTCACTCGCTCTCTGTCATTGCTATCCACCACAAAGATCAAGCCTGCAACACAGCCAGCATGACACAAATGCCAAAAACACCCCACACACCCCGCTCCTGAAGGTCAccgctggccactgtggctgcagGGCTTGGCTCCTCCTGGCCTCCATGCTGCCCTGGACTCATGCTCTGGAGGTCGGGCCCTCCTCTCACCTTGGGTGTTCTGGAAGTAGTGGCGCCACAGTGGCCGAATCTTGTCCTGGCCACCCACGTCCCACACGGTGAAGCTGATGTTCTTGTATTCAACGGTCTCCACATTGAAACCTGGGAGCAGAGTTGCAAAAGTGTCTCCTGGAAGACCAGGGCCcaacccagcccccagccacggTCCCACTTTGGGCTTCCCCCCAAGCCTGTGCCCAGGGCCTAGCATCTCACCTATGGTGGGGATGGTGGTCACGATCTCACCGAGCTTCAGCTTGTACAGAATCGTCGTCTTCCCTGCAGCATCCAGGCCCACCATCAGAATGCGCATTTCCTTTTTGCCAAAAAGGCCTTTGAAGAGGTTTGCAAAGATATTCCCCATGATCGTGCACACGTGgaagctacaacagccagagaccTGGGAAGACAAAGGATGCTGGGTCTGTTTCTGTGGGGCGAGTCATGGGCCCAGCAGCACAGTTAGGGACCAATCCCTTGAGGatacacacacacctcccatCCCTGTGCCTCAATTCACAGGGCAGGACACGAGCAACAGAAAAGGAACCCTGCCTACCTATCCATTCATGCTCCCCACGGCTGGGGAAAAGGGATGTCAGCATCTTGGGAAGCAGTTCCCAAGCCCACTCATCCAGGAAAGCATAGATGCTGCAAGGGACTCCCGGACTCCCCCTGCCACGCAGCATGGGGAAACCATTCACCACCTGAAGTCGTGCTTCCCAGGGCATGCGGAAGGATCTGACACGGCATCATCTAACATCTCTCCCCCACAAAACTCCAGACAAGCAGCcaacagcccccccacccccaccccgggccagaGAAGATTGCGTACGGCAAGTCTCAGGAGCACAGGCCAAGGAGCTCTGCATACAATCTACAGGCAGCACTCACAGAACACAACAAGAAGCCCTGGGCATCACATTCCATCACATAGGGACATGTACCATGTCTGACCCACACATGGCCCTCAGGGTCCACTAGCAGGACAACAACACGAGGATACAGAATCAGAATCATCAGAGCCCAGCCTGAGACACCTGAGGACCTTCCCAGCCACTGCACTGCCCAGGGGGCCCTGGTCGTACCACCCAGTAGGCACTTTCAGTTTAACTCCAAATTTAAAAAGCACTCTAAGAATGCAACCTTCACTGTGTGCTGACTAGCAGGTACAGGACAGAGGGTCCTGACACTGCCTGGGCAGCTCCATCAGCAGGTGATACTGCTTACAGCTCTGGAGACTGAAGTCAGGATCACCTTCTGACCTCAGAGGACACAAACCCACACCTACAAGCCCTCCTACACAGCGGCACCAATGAACTCTTAAGGGCAGGACCTTGACCTAGGCTCCTCCCAAAAGGCCTCACTTCCAACACTGCTGCACTGGACACAGTTTCCAACAGGAGTGCAGGCAAGGCCCAGACACTCCCTGGCGCCTAACTGCTGCTGGAGACCTCGCCACACTCCTTGAGGCTCTGTACTTTGGGATCCCCCTCCAGTGCCCAGGCCAGGACTGCCTATGACACTTGCCCCTGTGTGCAATAGAGGCTCTCTGAGGGAGACAGCTGGACAACACGGCACACACTACACCTCAGATGGCCAGACTCCTGACGTGTCTTGAAttacagctgttttttttttgttgttgttgttgttgtttttgttttaaagacaccaagcactcgggccatcttctgctgctttcccaggtgtgttagcaggtagctagattagaagcagggcagccagggctcaacctggtgctctgatagggaatgccagtgtcacaagcagcagctctaTCCACTGTGTCGTAACACCAGCCTCCCAGCCGCTGGTGAGCACCCCACAAGGACAGCCTCCCTGTCCTGCCCAAGCGCCCTTCGCTGGTCTGATGCCACCAGCCCCCCAGACAGCAGGGCCCCTTCACCTTGGCGTCTGTGCCTTGGATTCTGCTGTTCTGTCTGGTTGGGAACCGCATCATCTATCCAAAAAGAACCACAGGAGTTTTGAGATGTAAGGAAACCTTTACTGTGCTAACGAGCAGACTGGACACACCTGGAGGGAAGAAGAGGCGGCTGGTGTGCCTGGGATACTGGAGATAGGGCCGGGCCAAGGGCATGTCCTCAGTCCTGCAGGATGCAGGGAGAAACACTGGGCTAAAGGAGCTTCCAGAAAAAAACAGAGGCCTAAAGCCCCACAGATCTGTCCACAcacacagcgggtaaagctgccacctgcagtaccagcatcctatatgtctgccggttcaagtcctggctgctccacttcccatccagctctctgctatggcctgggaaaacaatggaagatggcccaagtctttgggcccctgaacccacgtgggagactcaggggaagctcctggctcctggctctggatcagcacagctgtggccactgtggccatctggggagtgaaccagcggatggaagacctctctccctctccatctgcctctctgtaactctacctttcaaataaataaataaatctttaaaaaagaaaaaaaaaaaccatatggatTGTGGCACCTGACCTCCATAAAGTGAAGCTGCCACCTCTTTGAAAAgcctcaaacaaacaaacagaacttGGAGGAAAACACACAAGACAAGAAATGGAAGACTATTTAAAGAGGAGCGTGGAGGGTGGGCGACCCAATCACCAAACACAAACCACACTGGCATCAACAAGTTATACAAAATCTTGGAGAAACAAGAGATTGCCAAAACGAAAAATTCAAAATGAGGGCTTTGAGCACAACACAAAGAAAAATCAGCAATCTGCCCCTTCCTCATGACCCTGTCCAGAATGGCACAGGAGGGAGATGCCACCAGGCAGCAACATATTTTCACACTAAGCCTGGCAATTCCTTGGGGCACTGGGAAAAAAGCAACACACGAGGACAAAGGTGAACGAAAGGGAAGAGGTCCTCTCACAATGCACTCCAGAGCAGCCTGTATCAGCGTCGACTTGGCTCTGCACAAACAGCACTCACGGTCCCAACACCGTCACTGCACCACTGGACACTGGGAAACGGAGGCAGGACCTATGGGGTAGGaggcctgccctccccacccacatCGTTTGTGCCGTACCTAGAGGCAGGTGAGGAAGAGGGGGCTACCAGGACTTATGCTGCAGGGATCTCATCTATGATTCTATTTGCATACACATGCACTGCCTGTGACTCAAGAATCCAATGGACTGGGCCTGGCCTGCTCTTCAGCCCTAACCCTCACCCTGCCTGAGCAGCAGGGCTTGTGAGAACCAGTGGTCCAAGCCCCTTCCCCACAGTGCTTCTCTTTTTCCCTTGTAGAAGTGGTTCTTGTCACACCACCTGACTAGCACACAAGCACACCCTGCTACCTACACAGGCCCAACGATAGGCAACGCTTCCTGCTTTGGCACATCCATCTGTTAACAGGCCCACAACGGACAAAATCCTAGTGGGGATGAGTCCCAGTGACCCCTGCAGTCACTGCCCAGCCCAACTGCTAATTCACCATTTCCTCCACAATGTCACCTGCACACAAGCTAAACCTGTTTTTCAAGTTCACCTGAATTACCCTGTTATTAGGTAAGCAGTGAAAACACAGGTTTCCAGAGGGCATCCTGTGATCCCCATACCACCAGAAGGGCTGCCCTGAACGGTTCTCCTTCCTGCCAGACCACAGCTCTCTCCTTGAGCAAGGAAAGGTGCTTTGAGAGGAATGTCTTCTCTCTGGTTAGGACCAGCTGGCCTTTATACATCACGGCAAAGCAGACCACAGCTCTGCTCACTCCATCCCATCCCTGCTACTTTTTGGTCAGGGGCAGGACCTCCTGAATGAGGGTTAGGAGAAAATGTCACTTTGTGAACTCTGGTCTATTCGTATCAATGAGTAGATCCAATCTCGCTGGCTCAGCTGCTAAAGGGGAATCTGCGCCATCAGCCAACACCGTCTGTCATTCCTCCTGGGGACCCTGCAGCAGAAGCCAGAGAGCCCTTGACTAAAATAAAGGTGGGCAGGAAACAGCCCAGGCAGGAAGCTGACCATACAACCCCCCTGCTGCTAAATAAGGAGACAAGCTGACCATACAACCCCCCTGCTGCTAAATAAGGAGACAGAGAGCCAGGGTTGACAGGCTGCTCCTCCCTTGGGTAAAGAGGACTCAGGACTCGCACCATTCAAACGGAAAGCCAGTGACATCAACTGTCCTATTCAACTCAAGTATGAACCAAGCATAGTTCCGAATCACAGCTTGTAACATCTAACttgagggactggtgttgtggcactgcgggttaagccgccgcctgctagCTAAGATacctaaggtgcctgggaaagcagtggaaggtagcccggGTGACTGGGCCCTGGCGCCCATgggggaagacctggatggaagtctccaggttcctggcttcagcctagccatttgggaagttaaccagcagatggaagacttctttctgtttctacctctttctctgtagctctttcaagcaaataaataaatccttaatacCTAATTTGAGGAAAAATAACAAAGTTGACAACTTCCAATGGAAaacatgtaaattttatttaccttataaaacattttcttgaGAGGCTTCATTAAGGAGCAATAGCCTTCCAACTGCACTAAAAATTTCAGGAGCATTCGATTCACTCCTGGGGACTTTGATTTTTACAGGAGCTCTCCTGCTTTCATATGTGATACAGTCATGTCATAATGTGCAAAAACTGCTTTTTGTACAGCAACACAAGAATTCAGCACATCTCAACTCAAAGTCTCAAGCCATTATCATGCCCATCAGCCACAACCTTATTTTTGCTGATCTGACGCTTTTCCACAATTGAGAACCATATGACATCATTACTATCTAATGACAACCTGTGTAACAGGAAAATGAATGTGCAGATACCAGTGACAAGCAGCACACCTCACAGGCTGCAGCACACATCGTGTCACACAATATGCCAGCAGACACAGCCCAACAGGCTCTGTGGACCCAGTCAGGCCGCCTGAACTTCCAACCAGAGAAATTCTAGAAATCTGTCATACATCTGAAGGCAAATCCCAAAGAGTCTGCTGCTTGTTTTGTAGAACACAACATTGAGGATGTTCTGTAGGAACCCATTAGACATGAAAGCCCCTCCCTTTATGTAGGGACCCCTGCCCATCAGAGGATGAGTCTGCAACACAGCTGCTCTGTGCTGTGCCtgtccacagagacagagaggaagcagctaagagatttttccatctgctggttcacttgccaaatgtccacaacaaccaggtttggaccaggctgaagccatgagtcaggagctccatctgtgtctcctgcacCCGTGGCAGAGGCATAAATATTTGAACTTTCATTCACTGCATTCcccggcacatcagcaggaagctggatcagaagcagagcaggtgagaTCTGAACCAATGCTGGCACTGCCTACCTAAACTGtcccacaataccagcccctcagGACTGCATCTTAAGTGGGCTAATCATATTCGGTGAAATTCAATTCAAACTGCTCCTTGCTTAAAATTTAAGGTGAAACCCTTAAATCagattagaaatagaaataagttTCATTCATGTGATTCTAGCCAGTGAACTGAGTTCATGGACTTCAGAGATAGGAACACTAAAGCACCCTGTCCACTTACTGACTGCATATTTACATCCTGTGTTTCCCTCTTAAGCGTCAGGTCACCGCCACCAAACACATGTGTGTCCCTCTGAAATCTGTATGTGGACAACTGAGCAAAAAGCCAGTTGGGCTATCAAGACCTCCGAAGCATCCCACAGTCGCTGCATGGAGCTAAAAGGCATTTATGAGGCAGGCAACATTTGGGTTCAAGGCTGCTTGGCTTGGTGTCTGCTCGGGGAAGGCGAGTCTTGCTGCACGCCCTCCAACTGTATGCTGTTATGCACAAAATCGTGGCAGGTGCTGGGCGCTGCAGGTGTTTCCCTCTGCCTTGCTCTAACAGACCTCTTAGTCTGTCACAAAGCACAAGGGCTTCTGGGGTAAACCCACATATCCTGgccttcccttctcctctgtTACAAAGAACACAGATAGCCTCTACCTAACCTCATAAGTGGTGAAGCCAGAAGGATCTGCCACTGGGAAAAACCCAGACCAAAACAACCCACACCATCAAACCAAACTGGAGGAGACCATGGTCACCACAGCAGTATGGCAAAGACACAGAGTGGCCAGCCTTCCTGAATCTCAACCCACCCAGTCAGGATTCACAAAGACCCTGCCCCTCTGACCTCTTGATGACAAACCTGCCTCCTTAGCGAGGTGTGGCCAAGAGGCCGCAGATCCTGTCCTAGTTGTGCCTTCCATGTCCTGGAGGCCCCTTTCCACAACGCTTGAAGAAAGGGAACAGCACCAACAACAACTAGTGCTGAGTGACTCTTTCTCCCAACTACTCTGAGGGGCCAGGCAGGCTTCCCAGCAGGAAGGAGGTTGTAAGAAAATTAACCCAGCGCCTCAGAAGTGATTACGCCAATCTCCAGTACTAGATTTTTGCCTTCAGGAAACTTTGTTTcctaagaaaaattatttctggaAAGGTAGACAGACACAGAatagatcttttatctgctagttcactccccaaatgactgcaacagctgaagctaggagccaggaaatcaatctaggtccccagtgtgggtggcagagacctaactacTTAAGTggttatctgttgcctcccaaggtacataGTTAGCAGGAACACAGATCATTCAACCCAGGTACCCCCAGTATGGGATATGTATATGGTTAAGAGGCACCTTAATTCCTGTACCACTCACTCACTCTgggaattttcattttgaaaataaaaggcccctgcacccacgtgggagactcagaagaagctcctggctcctggcttcggatcagcacagctctggccattgcagccaaattggggagtgaaccagtggatggaggctctaactgtctttcaaataaataaataaatttttaaaaagcatgcagCCTTTTTTCCTGAGCAAGAGACTTGCTCTTTTGCATGAAGTAAAGAGCCAGCAGCAAGGTAAGAGCTGCCACTAAGCCCCTCCATCTTTCTACAACTGCCTGGTCAGCCAGACCCCGGAAAAGGCCGCTGTCCGCACACAGAGGTCCTTGCAGCCCCACTGTCAGGGAAGCCCTGTAACCACACACCCGCTGAGGTCTCCCAAGTCCTAGAAGCTTCTCACTGGCCTAAGAGAGTCCCTGGGTCCCACGTCTCCTCTGGTACCAACCCTGATCCGCAGACAACACTGTGTTTCCACTCCTAGGCTTCCTATCAAAatcaccctccttccctcccaaaaCATAAAGGTTCTGACCTTCCCCAGTACAATGCCCAGCAACTCCCTcctacccccacctccaccccattcTCAGTACAACAGTCAGCCAAGAGGTCCAGTccttggcccagacctgtctgGCTACTGTGGTGTGCAACACGGTGCCCTTGGTGTGTGTGCTTTAGAACACAGCCTCTGCCAGCAACACACAACCACAAGGAGCCCCACTGCACTGACCCCAGAGACCAAGGGACTGACTACTAATGAAACGTGTACTCCAGCGCTGTGCTTTtcaaggcagaagacagaggtggCAATGGAAGAGCCACCCTAGCCAGCAGCTAGGGCAAGGTGTGGCCACACATTCAACCCTCGTTCAACCCTCCAGGCAGCACCATGTCTGAGAAGCaacttttttttcctggaagCAAAGAACTCTTGGGAAGGTTCTGTAGAGAATAAATCACCCTTGATACACATGATAGCTGCATTCCCGGAAAATTCAGAACatctgaaaaaactatgcacacacacacactcacaagtcGTGTCTTTGTACAGAAAGCACATCGGGGATAGAGAATCACTCGTAGTTCTCCACCTACAGGAAAGCCACACGAAATgtgtcatcattgctgcctcccaaccTAAGAGCCAAAAATGCTCCCACAGTTGCCAAATGCCCTTTCTGGGGGCCACAGAGGCCCCCCAGGAACCAGGCAGCTCTGCACCCCTCCTACACTCCATGTAGCCCACCTTCAGGCCCAAGAGCAGCTTCTGGCACAGACTCACTCTTCACAGCTCTGGTCAAATGTCACCTGTCAAGTGACACCCCCCTACACTGGGATGCAAGCCACACCAGCTGAGCAgctttctgtctccctcactgcCACAGCCCCCAAGCTCACCCAGAGGGGCTTCCTCCCCACCGTCTTCCTTGGGACACCTCACAGGTGACTTGCCCTAAGTAGAGAACAGTCATAAAGTAACATTAATGAAGGTCAGCAATACACATCTGCAGGTAGGCTTCTCCATACCACTCAACATGAATGGCAGCTATTCCACAGTTACATCGAAGTGTGAACCAGCTGAGCAAatgaggcaggagggagaggtgCACGCACAGCACCTTCCAAACCCTCTCCACTGCTCTCCACAGGGATCTGACAACTACAGCAAGAACACGTTTCACTTACTCTCCCAGGGATTTGCAGGCTCTTGTATCACTTTGACACAACACAAAAACTGCCAAGTGGCtctaaatattttaagcaaagaTTCAACACCAAAATTAACAGATAGCATTTTCCCTAAAGATTAATGGGCTGGACAGTTAGGAACTGCATTCTCACCCAGAGAACAGCAAGCCTCACAGTAAAATGCACTTTGTCCTGCTTCCTGCGATCAGAAGCTGGggcatctaactctgcctttactcTTCAGGAACATGCCTGATAAAAACCCAGAGAtggaggcaggtgttgtgacacaatagcaggctaagccaccgctTAAGAGTGTGAATTCCaggcccagctactctgctttcaattcagctccttgctaatgtacctgggaagcagatgatggctaaagtactcgAGTTCCagccaccatgtgggaaacccagatggagttcctggctctagcctggcacagccagggctgttgcACAGCTATCTGTGaagtggcagatggaagatctctttctttctgccactctgcttttcaaataaataaatatatgaaccttaaaaaaaaaatctacaaactgTCTTCTAGGCCATGTGCACCTAAATAAAATTGATAGGAGGACCCTCTCAGGGTCTGTTTTAGCatgctagagtcaggagccagagccaggtactaAATGCCTGGGTCTGGGCACTGTCGCATAGAgcataagctgctgcctgcagtgccggcatcccatatgggcaccggttcgggtccctgctgcttcacttctcatccagctctctgctatggcctgg contains:
- the ARF1 gene encoding ADP-ribosylation factor 1, which codes for MGNIFANLFKGLFGKKEMRILMVGLDAAGKTTILYKLKLGEIVTTIPTIGFNVETVEYKNISFTVWDVGGQDKIRPLWRHYFQNTQGLIFVVDSNDRERVNEAREELMRMLAEDELRDAVLLVFANKQDLPNAMNAAEITDKLGLHSLRHRNWYIQATCATSGDGLYEGLDWLSNQLRNQK